In Ovis canadensis isolate MfBH-ARS-UI-01 breed Bighorn chromosome 3, ARS-UI_OviCan_v2, whole genome shotgun sequence, one DNA window encodes the following:
- the PYROXD1 gene encoding pyridine nucleotide-disulfide oxidoreductase domain-containing protein 1 isoform X3 yields MNIRYEIEGCEVIWVIKDKAIGNTFFDAGAAEFLTSKLIDEKPEAKIAQKRTRYTTEGWKKEVQARANAGNIGSALGPDWHEGLDLKGTKEFSHKIHIETMCEVKKIYLQEEFRISEKKSLTFPRDHHDQSVTTDKEIWPVYVELTNEKIYGCDFIVSATGVTPNIEPFLCGNNFDIGEDGGLKVDDHMHTSLPDIYAAGDICTASWHPSPVWQQMRLWTQARQMGWYAAKCMAAASVGESIDMDFSFELFAHVTKFFNYKVVLLGKYNAQGLGSNHELLLRCTKGQEYIKAVLQNGRMMGAVLIGETDLEETFENLILNQMNLSAYGEDLLDPNIDIEDYFD; encoded by the exons ATGAACATCAG GTATGAAATTGAAGGCTGTGAAGTAATTTGGGTCATTAAAGATAAAGCAATTGGGAATACTTTCTTCGATGCAGGAGCAGCTGAATTCTTGACTTCAAAGCTCATTGATGAAAAACCAGAGGCTAAAATTGCACAGAAAAGAACCAGATATACAACTGAAG GATGGAAAAAGGAAGTGCAAGCCAGAGCTAATGCTGGTAACATAGGCAGTGCCTTGGGACCAGACTGGCATGAAGGGCTGGATCTTAAAGGAACAAAAGAG ttttctcatAAAATTCACATTGAAACCATGTGTGAAGTAAAGAAAATTTACCTTCAGGAAGAATTTAGAATTTCTGAGAAAAAGTCCTTGACTTTTCCAAGAGACCATCATGATCAGTCAGTTACTACTGACAAAG agatatgGCCTGTATATGTGGAATTGACCAATGAAAAGATATATGGCTGCGATTTCATTGTCAGTGCTACAGGAGTTACACCAAATATAGAACCATTTCTCTGTGGCAACAAT TTTGACATAGGCGAAGATGGTGGACTGAAGGTGGATGACCACATGCACACGTCCCTCCCTGACATCTACGCCGCGGGTGATATTTGCACGGCCTCCTGGCATCCCAGCCCTGTCTGGCAGCAG ATGAGGCTGTGGACCCAGGCTAGACAGATGGGATGGTATGCAGCAAAGTGCATGGCCGCAGCTAGTGTAGGAGAGTCCATTGACATGGATTTCAGCTTTGAACTTTTCGCTCATGTAACAAAATTTTTTAACTATAAG GTTGTATTACTGGGAAAATACAATGCACAGGGCTTGGGTTCAAACCATGAACTACTGCTGAGGTGTACCAAAGggcaggagtacatcaaggccgtcCTGCAGAATGGGCGAATGATGGGCGCTGTCTTAATTGGTGAAACTGACTtagaagaaacatttgaaaatttaattttaaaccaGATGAATCTTTCAGCATAtggagaagatctgctggatccAAATATTGATATAGAAGATTATTTTGACTAA
- the PYROXD1 gene encoding pyridine nucleotide-disulfide oxidoreductase domain-containing protein 1 isoform X2, whose protein sequence is MLENRFPNIKVIESGVKQLKSKEHCILTEDGNQHIYKKLCLCAGAKPKLICEGNPYVLGIRDTDSAQEFQKQLTKAKRIMIIGNGGIALELVYEIEGCEVIWVIKDKAIGNTFFDAGAAEFLTSKLIDEKPEAKIAQKRTRYTTEGWKKEVQARANAGNIGSALGPDWHEGLDLKGTKEFSHKIHIETMCEVKKIYLQEEFRISEKKSLTFPRDHHDQSVTTDKEIWPVYVELTNEKIYGCDFIVSATGVTPNIEPFLCGNNFDIGEDGGLKVDDHMHTSLPDIYAAGDICTASWHPSPVWQQMRLWTQARQMGWYAAKCMAAASVGESIDMDFSFELFAHVTKFFNYKVVLLGKYNAQGLGSNHELLLRCTKGQEYIKAVLQNGRMMGAVLIGETDLEETFENLILNQMNLSAYGEDLLDPNIDIEDYFD, encoded by the exons ATGTTAGAAAATCGCTTTCCCAACATTAAGGTTATAGAATCTGGAGTAAAGCAACTAAAGAGCAAAGAACAT TGCATTTTAACTGAAGATGGCAATCAGCATATTTATAAGAAGCTGTGTCTGTGTGCTGGAGCGAAACCAAAATTGATATGTGAAGGAAATCCTTATGTGTTAGGAATCCGTGATACAGACAGTGCACAG GAATTTCAGAAGCAGCTTACTAAAGCTAAGAGAATAATGATCATAGGGAATGGTGGTATCGCACTTGAATTAGT GTATGAAATTGAAGGCTGTGAAGTAATTTGGGTCATTAAAGATAAAGCAATTGGGAATACTTTCTTCGATGCAGGAGCAGCTGAATTCTTGACTTCAAAGCTCATTGATGAAAAACCAGAGGCTAAAATTGCACAGAAAAGAACCAGATATACAACTGAAG GATGGAAAAAGGAAGTGCAAGCCAGAGCTAATGCTGGTAACATAGGCAGTGCCTTGGGACCAGACTGGCATGAAGGGCTGGATCTTAAAGGAACAAAAGAG ttttctcatAAAATTCACATTGAAACCATGTGTGAAGTAAAGAAAATTTACCTTCAGGAAGAATTTAGAATTTCTGAGAAAAAGTCCTTGACTTTTCCAAGAGACCATCATGATCAGTCAGTTACTACTGACAAAG agatatgGCCTGTATATGTGGAATTGACCAATGAAAAGATATATGGCTGCGATTTCATTGTCAGTGCTACAGGAGTTACACCAAATATAGAACCATTTCTCTGTGGCAACAAT TTTGACATAGGCGAAGATGGTGGACTGAAGGTGGATGACCACATGCACACGTCCCTCCCTGACATCTACGCCGCGGGTGATATTTGCACGGCCTCCTGGCATCCCAGCCCTGTCTGGCAGCAG ATGAGGCTGTGGACCCAGGCTAGACAGATGGGATGGTATGCAGCAAAGTGCATGGCCGCAGCTAGTGTAGGAGAGTCCATTGACATGGATTTCAGCTTTGAACTTTTCGCTCATGTAACAAAATTTTTTAACTATAAG GTTGTATTACTGGGAAAATACAATGCACAGGGCTTGGGTTCAAACCATGAACTACTGCTGAGGTGTACCAAAGggcaggagtacatcaaggccgtcCTGCAGAATGGGCGAATGATGGGCGCTGTCTTAATTGGTGAAACTGACTtagaagaaacatttgaaaatttaattttaaaccaGATGAATCTTTCAGCATAtggagaagatctgctggatccAAATATTGATATAGAAGATTATTTTGACTAA